A region of Domibacillus sp. DTU_2020_1001157_1_SI_ALB_TIR_016 DNA encodes the following proteins:
- a CDS encoding glucose-1-phosphate adenylyltransferase — protein MKRQKCIAMILAGGKGSRLKELTETLAKPAVPFGGKYRIIDFPLSNCANSGIHTVGVLTQYQPLALNSYIGIGSAWDLDRRDGGVTVLPPYAESSKVNWYSGTASAIYQNFHYIQQHNPEHVLILSGDHIYKMDYEAMLDYHIEQGADATISVIEVPWEEASRFGIMNTDESYNVTRFDEKPEHPESNLASMGIYIFKWSVLKEYLEHDEQNPDSSNDFGKDVIPAMLADNLKLTAYPFKGYWKDVGTVKSLWEANMDLLDQGKELDLYDPEWRIYSINANHPPQVMGRNASVKHSLLNEGSIIDGELEHSVVSQGVQIEKDAIVKDCVIMPNARIGRGAYIERAIVMEDIEIPENTVIYNNSDEILLITEAFLAAHSQEGVKA, from the coding sequence ATGAAAAGACAAAAATGTATTGCAATGATTCTTGCTGGAGGAAAAGGAAGCCGTTTAAAGGAATTAACCGAAACGCTAGCCAAGCCTGCTGTACCATTTGGCGGAAAGTACCGTATCATCGATTTTCCGCTTTCTAACTGTGCAAACTCCGGTATCCATACTGTAGGTGTTTTAACACAGTATCAGCCGCTGGCTTTAAATTCATACATTGGGATTGGAAGTGCGTGGGATTTAGACCGCCGGGATGGCGGAGTAACTGTTCTTCCGCCGTACGCAGAGTCTTCAAAAGTAAATTGGTATTCCGGTACAGCAAGTGCCATTTACCAAAACTTCCATTATATTCAACAGCATAATCCAGAGCATGTGCTGATTTTATCGGGTGATCATATTTATAAAATGGATTACGAAGCAATGCTCGATTATCACATAGAGCAGGGTGCAGACGCGACCATTTCTGTTATTGAAGTTCCGTGGGAAGAAGCAAGCCGCTTCGGCATTATGAATACAGATGAATCTTATAATGTCACTCGTTTTGATGAAAAGCCGGAACATCCTGAAAGCAACCTTGCTTCAATGGGCATCTACATTTTTAAATGGTCTGTTTTAAAAGAATACCTAGAGCATGATGAGCAAAATCCGGATTCATCCAACGATTTTGGTAAAGATGTGATACCGGCTATGCTTGCAGACAATTTAAAGTTAACGGCTTATCCATTTAAAGGATACTGGAAAGACGTAGGTACAGTAAAAAGCTTATGGGAAGCCAATATGGACTTGCTCGACCAGGGCAAAGAGTTGGATTTGTATGATCCAGAATGGCGCATTTACTCCATTAATGCCAATCATCCGCCACAGGTAATGGGCCGTAATGCATCTGTTAAACACTCTCTTTTAAATGAAGGGTCTATCATCGATGGCGAACTGGAACATTCAGTCGTTTCTCAAGGTGTACAGATCGAAAAGGATGCAATTGTAAAAGACTGCGTTATTATGCCGAATGCGCGAATTGGCCGTGGGGCATACATCGAACGGGCTATTGTCATGGAGGACATTGAAATTCCCGAAAATACGGTGATATATAATAATTCCGATGAGATCTTACTGATTACAGAAGCGTTTCTTGCTGCTCACAGTCAAGAAGGCGTAAAAGCGTAA